In Pseudomonas sp. P5_109, the genomic window TGGAGCCTCCGATACTCTGAGGCGACGCTGAATCAGCGCCGCACATTGAGCCGGCTCAACCCACGTGAAAGGTCTGACCCGTTTGCAGGCCTTCCACGCTCTTGGCGTAGGCCAAGGCTACATCCGCTGCCGGAACCGGCTTGAAGCCACGGAAATACGGCGCGTATTTGCCCATGGCTTCGACCAGGACATTCGGGCTGATCGAATTCACTCGCAGGCCACGCGGCAATTCGATGGCGGCGGCGCGAACGAAACTGTCCAGTGCACCGTTGACCAACGCTGCCGAGGCACCGCTGTAAATAGGATCGTGACTGAGCACGCCGGTGGTGAAGGTGAACGAAGCACCGTCATTGGCGAACTCGCGACCGATCAGCAGCAGGTTGACCTGGCCCATGAGTTTGTCCTTGAGGCCCAGGGCAAAGCTTTCTTCGGTCATCTCGTTGAGCGCAGCGAAGGTCACGTTGCCTGCGGCGCACACCAGCGCATCGAATTTGCCGGTCTGCTCGAACAGTTTGCGAATCGAAGCGCTGTCGCTGATATCCACCTGAAAGTCGCCGCTGTTGCGGCCAATGCGGATGATTTCGTGGCGCTGGGACAACTCTTTGTCCACTGCCGAACCGATGGTGCCGCCTGCGCCGATCAAAAGAATTTTCATGGAGGCTGATCCTCATGTGGGTTGGATGAGCTTTCAGTTTAGAGTGGTTTTTTCTGCGGATAAGCGCACTAATAGGCAACCTTTGGTTTTCAAATGGAAACAATCCATGAGCGAGATGGATGACCTGGCCGCGTTTGCGGTATTGATCGAAGCGGGTAGTTTTACCTTGGCGGCGCAGCAGCTCGGGTGCAGCAAAGGCCAGTTGTCCAAGCGCATCAGTCAGTTGGAAGCGCAGTTTTGCGTGGTGTTGCTGCAACGCACCACCCGCCGCTTGAGCCTGACCGCCGCCGGTGCTGCGTTGTTGCCACAGGCTCAGGCGCTGGTGGTGCAAGTCGAGCGGGCGCGCCAGGCGCTGGCGAGATTGAAGGACGACATGGCCGGTCCGGTGCGGATGACGGTGCCGGTATCGCTCGGGGAAACTTTCTTCGATGGCTTGCTGTTGGAGTTCTCCGCCAAGTATCCCCAAGTGCAGATCGAGCTGGAGCTCAACAACAGCTACCGCGATCTGTCCCGCGACGGCTTCGACCTGGCGATTCGCTCTGACGTGGCCATTGACCAACGACTAGTGGCACGTCCGCTGCTGGCGTGGCAAGAGCTGACCTGTGCCAGCCCGGCCTATCTGGAGCAATACGGTGAACCGCAAACGCCTCAGGCGCTGGCCGAGCATCGCTGCCTGCTTAACAGCCATTACAGCGGCCGGGAGGAGTGGCTGTATCACCAGCAGCATGAGTTGTTGCGTGTGCGGGTGTCGGGGCCGTTCGCCAGCAACCATTACAACCTGTTGAAAAAGGCCGCACTGGTCGGCGCCGGAATTGCGCGCCTGCCGTCCTACTGTTTGCCAACAGAGCTGGCCGACGGGCGTTTGCGTTGGCTGCTGCGCGATTATCAGACCCGCAGTATGCCGATGTACCTGGTGCATCCGTATCAGGGCGGATTGCCCAGGCGTACGCAGGTGCTGGCGGACTATTTGATCGGGTGGTTCAAGCGCAGTGGGGAGGTGCTGGACAGGCTATAGGCCAGAACACGACCCCCTGTAGGAGCCGGCTTGCTGGCGATGGCGGTGTAACCTTCAAAAGAGATGTTGACTGATACGCCGCTATCGCCAGCAAGCCGGCTCCTACAGGGGTTGATGGCATAAAAAAAAACGGCCCGCTAAGGCTAATGCCGATCAGTTAAGCCTTCTCGCTTGACCTTTGGCCGCAAGAAATCAAAATCCGATGCCTGTACTGGCATCGGATTTTTTTATGCGTCTCGCTCGGGCACTGGAACTGACCCACAACATCGCCTCCACTCCCAACGCCATCGATGGATTGGATTCCTTACTCGACCCTTCTTTGGTCGAACAGGCACTTGAGCAGGCCGGTGTAGCGACCCTGCGCAAGCGGCGTTTGCCGCTGGAAATGATGCTTTGGTGCGTGATCTCCATGTCGTTCTTTCGACGTATGTCGGCCTGGGATGTGGTCAGCCGCATGAACATCATGCTGCCGGGACAGCGTCCGCTGGTAGCGCCCAGCGCCGTAGTCCAGGCCCGTCAGCGATTAGGCAGCGAAGCTGTACGACAGGTCTTCGATCTGACTCAGAAAAGTTGGCATGAAGCGGCCGCTCATCCAACTTGGGCCGGTTTGCGCTTACTGGGCGTCGACGGTGTCGTCTGGCGAACACCCGATACCCCCGAAAACCGTGCGCGTTACGACTCGGCCAGTAACCAGCATGGCGACACTGGTTTCCCTCAGGTGCGCATGGTCTGCCAAATGGAGTTGACCAGCCACTTGTTGATCGGCAGTGCGTTTGACGGCTACCGCAGCAACGAAATGAAGCTGGCAGAACAACTGATCGAAACCACGCCCGATCACTCGTTGACGCTGTTCGATCGCGGCTTTTATTCCTTGGGTTTGCTGCACCAGTGGCAGCAGGCCGGCTCCGAGCGCCATTGGCTGATGCCATTGCGCAAAGGTGCGCAGTACGAAGTGGTTCAGCGTCTGGGTCGCCAGGATGCGGTGGTTTCGTTAAGCACTTCGCCGCAGGCTCGCAAGCAATGGCCGGGGCTGCCGGAGCGTCTGACCGCGCGACTCCTGAGCAAAACCGTCAAAGGCAAGGTATGTCAGATCCTGACCTCAATGGCCGACCCGCTGCGCTTCCCGCCCGACGAAATCGTTGATCTGTACAGTCAGCGATGGGAGATCGAATTAGGCTTTCGGGAAATGAAACAGACGCTGCTCAACAGCAGCTATACGTTGCGCAGCAAAACGCCCGAGATGATCGAGCAGGAATTATGGGGAGTGTTGTTGGGCTACAACTTGTTGCGCTATCAAATGGTGGAAATGAGTCGCCACTGCCCCGGCATTTACCCATGTGAAATGAGTTTTACCGCCTGCACCTGGGCGATCCTCGGGTTTATCAACAGCGTCTCGGCCGACCGCTCCGGGAACATCCCCAAGTACCTGGCCGAGCTGCATGCCTCAGCCCCGCAGTATGTACTGCCTCATCGACGGGCGGAGCGCATTTACCCCCGGGCCATCAGGCTCAAATCCCCGAAGTATCCGATCAAAAATAAAAATGCCAGTCAGCTTAACTGACTGGCATTACCCGCTAAGGCCGTTTTTTGTTTACCGCAAAGGCTTAGCCACCCAGGTACGCTTCGCGCACTTTCGGGTCGGTCAGCAATGCTTCACCGGTGCCTTGCATCACCACCCGGCCGTTCTCCAGAACGTAGGCGCGGTCAGCGATCTTCAGCGCCTGGTTGGCGTTCTGTTCGACCAGGAACACCGTCACGCCGTCCTTGCGCAGTTGTTCGATGATGTCGAAGATCTGCTGGATGATGATGGGTGCCAGGCCCAGCGACGGCTCGTCGAGCAGCAACAACTTGGGCTTGCTCATCAGCGCACGGCCGATGGCGAGCATTTGCTGTTCGCCACCGGACATGGTGCCGCCGCGCTGGCTGAAGCGTTCTTTCAGGCGTGGGAAAAGTCCGAGAACCTTGTCCATCTGTTCCTGATAGTCGCCCTTGGCGGTGAAGAAACCGCCCATGGAGAGATTTTCTTCCACGGTCAGGCGGGAAAACACCCGACGACCTTCCGGCACGACGGCGATGCTCTTGCGCATGATCTGCGAGGAGTCCTGGCCGACCAGTTCCTCACCCATGTAACGGATGCTGCCGCTGTGGGCGCGCGGCGAACCGCAAAGCGTCATCAGCAGCGTGGACTTGCCGGCACCGTTGGCACCGATCAGGGTCACGATCTCGCCCTGGCGGACTTCGACGTTGACACTGTGCAGGGCCTGGATCTTGCCGTAGAAGGTGGAAACGTTTTCGAACTGCAGCATTTACGCTTCCCCCAGGTAGGCTTTGATCACTTCAGGATTGTCGCGGATCTGTTCCGGCGTACCGTTGGCCAAGGGCGTGCCCTGGTTGATCACGACGATGTGGTCGGAAATGCTCATGACCAGCTTCATGTCGTGTTCGATCAGCAGAACGGTGACGTTGTGCTCTTCACGCAGCATGCTGATCAGCGCCTTGAGGTCCTCGGTTTCCTTCGGGTTCAGGCCGGCGGCTGGTTCGTCGAGCATGAGGATCCGCGGGCGGGTCATCATGCAGCGGGCGATTTCCAGGCGACGTTGCTGACCGTAGGCCAGGGTGCCGGCGGGGCGGTTGGCGAACTCTTTCAGGTTGACCTTTTCCAGCCAGAACTCGGCGAAGTCCATGGCCTCGCGCTCGCTTTTGCGGAACGACGGGGTCTTGAACAGGCCGGACAGGAAGTTGGTGTTCAGGTGACGGTGCTGGGCGATCAAGAGGTTCTCGACCGCGGTCATGTCCTTGAACAACCGCACGTTCTGGAAGGTGCGCACCACGCCCTTGAGAGCGATCTTGTGGCCCGGCAGGCCTTCGATCGCCTCGCCGTCGAGCAGGATGCTGCCGCCGCTCGGCTTGTAGAAACCGGTCAGGCAGTTGAACACGGTGGTCTTGCCGGCACCGTTGGGGCCGATCAGTGCAACCACTTGTTTCTCTTTCACGCTCAAGGCAACGCCGTTGACCGCCAGCAAACCGCCGAAGCGCATGCTCAGGTTTTCTACTTTAAGGATCTCGCGGCTCATTTGCGCAGCTCCATGTGAGGACGTTGCATGGGCAGCAGACCCTGAGGGCGCCAGATCATCATCAGCACCATCAAGGCGCCGAACATCAACATGCGGTACTCACTGAACTCACGCATCATTTCCGGCAGCAGGATCATCACGATCGCCGCCAGGATTACACCCAGCTGCGAGCCCATGCCGCCGAGCACCACGATGGCGAGAATGATCGCCGACTCGATGAAGGTGAAGGACTCCGGCGTTACCAGACCCTGACGGGCCGCGAAGAAGCTGCCGGCGAAACCGGCGAAGCTGGCACCGAGGGTGAAGGCCGACAGTTTGATGATGGTCGGGTTCAGGCCCAGGGCGCGGCAGGCGATTTCGTCTTCGCGCAACGCTTCCCAGGCACGCCCCAGGGGCATGCGCAGCAAGCGGTTGATGACGAACAGCGCACCCAGGGCAAGCAACAGCGCAACCAGGTAGAGGAAGATCACCTTGTTGATCGAGTTGTATTCGAGGCCGAAATACTCATGGAAGGTTTGCATGCCTTCCGCGGCTTTACGTTCGAAGGTCAGGCCGAAGAACGTCGGTTTCTCGATGTTGCTGATGCCGTTCGGACCGCCAGTGAGGCCGGTCAGGTTACGCAGGAACAGACGAATGATTTCACCGAAGCCCAGGGTCACGATCGCCAGGTAGTCGCCACGCAAGCGCAGTACCGGGAAACCGAGCAGGAAGCCGAAGGTGGCCGCCATCAGGCCGGCAATCGGCAGGCAGATCCAGAAGCTCAGGCCGTAGTAGTGCGACAACAGCGCGTAGCTGTAGGCGCCGACGGCGTAGAAGCCGACGTAACCGAGGTCGAGCAGACCGGCCAGGCCGACCACGATGTTCAGGCCGAGGCCGAGCATCACGTAGATCAGCACCAGGGTTGCGATATCCACCGCACCGCGAGAGCCGAAGAACGGCCAGACCAGCGCACCGGCGATCAGCGCGATGATGATCCAGCGCTGCGTGGTTGGCAGGGTCAGGAAGTTGCTGGCCTTGGCCGGAATCATCGGCATGCTTGGCGACGAACGCCAGGCCGAGCTGATCTGCTGGTCGAACAGCACACGCAGGAACATCAGTACCGAGCACACCGCGATGGTGATCAGGGTGGCGTCGCTGGTGCCATGAACTTCGAGGTTGATGCCGACGATGGTCAGCTTCAGACCGAGTACCGGGTAGGCCACGGCCCACACCAGCAAGGCGCTGAAAAACGCCTGTTTAAGATTCCTAGTCATACCTTCTCAACCTCCGGACGACCCAACAGGCCGGTTGGCCGGAACAACAGCACCAGAACCAGTAGACCGAACGCCACGACGTCCTTGTACTGGTCGCCGAAGATATCGGCACCAAAGGCTTCCGCCACGCCAAGTACCAGCCCGCCGAGCATGGCGCCCGGAATACTGCCGATACCGCCCAGCACCGCTGCGGTGAAGGCCTTGAGGCCGACGAGGAAACCGGCGTTCGGGTTGATCACGCCGTACTGCATGCTCAGCAGGACGGCGGCAATGGCTGCCAGTGCCGCACCGATGACGAAGGTCAGGGCGATGATGTTGTTGGTGTTGATGCCCAACAGGTTGGCCATCTTGATGTCTTCGGCGCAGGCGCGGCAGGCGCGACCCAGGCGAGAGCGGGAGATGAACAGCGTCAGGCCGAGCATGGCGATCAAGGTCACCACGAACACCACGATTTGCATGTAGGAAATCAGCACTTCATGTGCGCCACCTGGCCCAAAGGCAATGTTGCCCGGAATCAGGTTGGGGATGGATTTGTCCTTGGAGTCTTGCGCCAGCAGAACCGTGTTCTGCAGGAAGATCGACATGCCGATGGCGGAAATCAGCGGGATCAGACGGTTGCTGCCGCGCAAGGGGCGGTAGGCGATCCGTTCGATGCTGTAGCCATAGGCACTGGTGACGACGATGGTTGCCAGGAAAGCGGCGGTCATCAACAGCGGAACGCTGTCGAGTCCCAGCATGGCCAGCCCGGCGATGGCGATGAACGCCACGTAGGAGCCGATCATGTACACCTCGCCATGGGCGAAGTTGATCATTCCAATGATGCCGTAAACCATCGTATAGCCGATGGCGATCAGGGCATACGTGCTGCCAATGGTCAGGCCATTAACCAGCTGTTGGAAAAAGTGATAGATGTCAGGCATTACAGCGCTCCTAAAAACCTGATACGCATTTCACTGGTGGAGTCATTTTCCCGCCCGGGCCCCGTGGATCTGCATCCACTTCGAATCCGGGGTTTGCCAGCGAACCGCTGATGACGGTTTTGAGATTTTCAGGTGGGGAGACTGGCGGATCACGCCAGCGCGGCCCAAATACGTTCGTAAAACAAAGCCCACGGCACGCCGTGGGCTTTGTTGGCAGTCAGTCAGGCAGCGCCTTACTGAGGCGAAGCTTCAGTTTTTGGTTTGCCGAAGTGCCACTCGTAAACCACAAATTTGAAGTCCTTCAGGTCGCCCTTGGCGTCGAAGCTCAGGTCGCCGGTCGGGGTCTTGAAGGTGCCGGCGTGAATGGCTTCCGCCACTTTTGCAGCGTCTTCGGACTTGGCAGCCTTGATACCATCGGCGATTACGGTCACAGCCGAGTAGGCCGGGAACACGAACGGACCGCTCGGGTCTTCTTTCTTGGCCTTGAACGCGTCAGCCAGGGCAACGTTGGCAGGATCCTGGTCGAAGGATTTCGGCAGGGTCACCAGCAGGCCTTCGGAAGCGTCCTTGGCGATCTGCGAAATGGAGTCGTTACCCACGCCTTCCGGACCCATGAACTTGGCTTTCAGGCCTTTTTCCTGGGATTGACGCAGGATCAGGCCCAGCTCCGGGTGGTAGCCGCCGTAGTAGACGAAGTCGACGTTGGCTTGCTTGAGCTTGGCGATCATCGAGGAGAAGTCTTTGTCGCCGGCGTTGACGCCTTCGAACACGGCGACTTTAACGCCTTTTTTCTCGAGAGTGGTTTTGACGGCGGTGGCGATGCCTTCACCGTATTGCTGCTTGTCGTGCAGGACAGCAACGATCTTCGGCTTGACGAAGTCGGCGATGTAGTTACCGGCGGCAGGGCCTTGAGCGCTGTCCAGGCCGATGGTGCGGAACACCATTTTGTAACCACGGGCGGTGATGTCCGGGCTGGTGGCAGCCGGGGTGATCATGATCACGCCTTCGTCTTCGTAGATGTCCGAAGCCGGTTGAGTGGAGCTGGAGCACAGGTGGCCGACCACGAACTTGACGCCGTCGTTGACGACTTTGTTCGCGACCGCGACAGCTTGTTTTGGATCACAGGCGTCATCGTATTCAACGGCTTCGAGTTTCTTGCCGTCTACGCCGCCTTTGGCGTTGATCTGTTCGATGGCCATTTTGGCGCCACTGAACTGCATGTCGCCGTATTGGGCTACAGGGCCGGTTTTAGGGCCGGCGATGCCGATCTTGATGGTGTCAGCTGCGAACGAATGGCTGGCAACCCCTGCCAGAACCATAGCGGCAAACAGTTTGGAAATCTGCTTAGTAGCCTTAGTCATAGTGCTCCACTCTTACTGTTGTAGTTTTTATAGTCCTGGCGCCGAAAGCAGCAGAACCGGGTCAGATATCTGCGACATTCCCCGGAAAAGTCCCTCGGCAACTGTACCGGTACAGTGTAGAGCGCCGATTGTCAGCCTGGGAAGGCGGCTCCGGGGGACAAAACCTGCAAGTGTCGCTTTATTGAAAGTAAAAGACAGAATTGCGGCGGGGCATTGAGGGGCTTATAGCCGGATTCCGTGCATTCCTTGGCTTTCCTGCGCTTTTCATTTCGGTCACTCAATTGCATCCGGGTTTTTCTGCCAGACCACCGACGTTATGATTCACGTCGATTTCTTTTTCCGGACAGTCCCATGAATCAAGAACCTAGCACCCTCTATGCCAAGCTGCTTGGTGAAACTGCATCTATTACCTGGAAAGAGCTGGAGCCGTTCTTCGCCAAGGGTGCCCTATTGTGGGTCGATCCCGGCCTGGATTTGATCGCCGCCGCTGAGGCCGTGGCGACCGATGAGGGCGAGAAAGTGGCTGCCTGGCTGGCCGCCGACAAGGTCGCCAAGCTGTCTGAAACGCGGGCGCTGGATCTTTTTGAACGTGATCCGCAATTGTGGGCCGTGGTTGTTTCGCCGTGGATTCTGGTCCAGGAAAGGGCGCAGGTATAAAAGGTTGCACCTGATTGGTGCGCTTCTTTCAGGGGGGAAAGTGTGTAGCCGAGTAGCGTGATGGCATGTTGCCGTAGAGAAAGGCCACAGCCTCACGGTGACGTAAACGTAACGGGAACAGTTGAGAGGGCAATTGAACGTCCGCTCAATTGTTTCTGGATGTTGATATGTGTGGTTTTCAAAGTCGCCTTCGCGAGCAAGCCCGCTCCCACATTCAACCGAGTCGAATGTGGGAGCGGGCTTGCTCGCGAATGAGGCGACGCTTAGTGAGCGGTCTTGCCCGTATGGTTATTCAACGAAATAACCTTGGTCTTGCCAATGCGGTGACGGTAGATCTCGCGCAGATACTTGATCGATTTCTTCACGCAATCCCGGGACAGGCGGATGTCATTGATCGAGACAAATTTTTCCTTGTCGTTGATCAGCTCACGGTACTTCTTCTCGTACATCGGCTTGATCGCGTACCAGTTGGTATCGAGGATCTTCGCCGGGTTCTCGAATTCGTTGAGCAACTCGTCGATCCGGTCTTCATCGAACTGTTCGTTGATGATGAAGTCCAGGATCGAGTTGTCCAGGGTCTCGTCGAAGCGGTACGGGTTTTTCGCGAAGCAGCGCTTGATGAAGGCCACGATCAGCGTCAGGAAGTCGTCCGACAGGCATGGGCTCTTGGCGATCAGAGTGGTCAGCGACAGGTTGGCCGAGGCGCCGATCACCAGCGCGTAGCGCTTGAGTGTGGTGTTGGGGAACAGGCTGTTGAGGTGAGTCTTCAACCGGTTCAGGTCCATGTAGGACAGCTTGTAGTCCTTCGGCAAGGAAACGATCGACACCACCGACGAGCAATTCTTGAAGAAGTGCAGGTCATGCAGGGCCGCCGCGTCGTAACCGGAGTTCTTGTACTGCTCCAGCGACGCGCGATAGCGCTTGGACTCGATCGGCAACAGGCTGATGCCTTCGATGGCCTGGGTGACCTTGTTGAAGTGCGGCAGGTCGATCGAGCGGAAGAACAGGTCGTCGATATTCAGGCGCTGCGGCTCTTTCTCGAACACCTTGAACTTGTCGCTGCTCGGCGGTGGGGTTTCCGGCACCACGGACTCGGCATAGGCAATTGCCACCGGGCCAGCCAGGCTCATGAACAGGTCGTTGGCGTCCAGGCGGATGGTTTCGCCGATGTCGATTCCGGCACGACGGAAATAGTTCTGGTCGTAGTCGGTGGTCACCGCCTGGGCCGTCAGAATGTTGAAGATCTGCTGCGAGATGTATTGGTTGGCATGCTTTTCCATGGCATTGACATCAATGTTCTGGATATTGCCGTCATCGTTCTCTTCGGCGTAACGCATGATGTCGTTGGAGATCAGCATCATCGCGTTCCATGGGCGGATACGGCCCATGACGCTGGCTTCGCTGCTGTCTTCGTTGGCGAAGTTGTAGGAGAAGTCCCACTCTTCCGACAGGTATTTGCACAGCAGACGGCCGGCGTTGATGTGCAGCGCTTCGGACATTTCACTGCGGTGGTCGGAAATGTTCGGCAGCACGCAGATGCCACTGGTGAAGATCGGTTCGAAGACGAAGGAGTGGCCGCTCTTGCTGTCGTGCTCGTCCATCGGCTTGGTGTCGAACGTCTTGTTCATGTACGAGTGCTGCTGGGCCAGGCCGAATTCCGAGGCCATGCCCGAGCCGGTACCGCCGCCGGCACTGAAGATCGAGAAATACAGGCGCGACTGGTTGGCCTTGATACCGCAGCTGTCGATCAGGTACGAGTGAATCATTTTCCAGTCAGGGCTGGAGAAACGCTGGGTGTCCTTGTTCAGGATGATCTTGGCCAGGTACTGGCCGAGGATCGGCGCGTTACCGGCGCCACCGGCGTGGACTTCCGACAAGTCCATGATTTTCATCTTGCTGTAGTCGCGCAGGAATCCGCTTTTTTCGCCCTTGCGCGAGAAGCGGATGCGTCCGGCGATGTCCTTGTCCAGGTCACCGAGCATCACCAGCGGTTCGACCAGAAACACCGGCTTGGTGTTCTTGTTCTGGCCCAGGCGCAGGTTGTTGCGGATCCACTGGGCCGGGCTGTAGCCCTTTTCGGCAAAGCGCTTGTCCGGCGACAGGCGATCTTCGTTGTTGAATTCGTTGAGGTAGAACTTGCGGGCGTTGTACACCAGCTCCGCCACGTCCAGCGCAATGTTCGAGCCGCAACGGCCCAGGCCGATCAGGCACACCGACGGGAATTCCTGATCGTTGTGCTGTTCGCTGTCGCCTTCCAGGTGCGGTGCGCGCGGGAACACCATGTCGCGCAGGCCGTCGAGGTTGTCGAGGATGCGGTCGGTGTTGGTTTCGGTGAAGTACAGGTATTGCTGGGTCGCCAACGGGCGCGATTGAATCAACGGCTTCGGTGATGACGGGCTGTTGGCCGCGGGGCTCAACGTCAGATCGGTTACCGCAGTGGCCGGGTTGTTTTTAGAAGTCATTGTTCGCCATCTACCTGGGCTGATTGGTTGGCCGACTCACTGTCGTCGAACCGTCACGGAATACAATCGCGTCTTTTT contains:
- a CDS encoding short chain dehydrogenase translates to MKILLIGAGGTIGSAVDKELSQRHEIIRIGRNSGDFQVDISDSASIRKLFEQTGKFDALVCAAGNVTFAALNEMTEESFALGLKDKLMGQVNLLLIGREFANDGASFTFTTGVLSHDPIYSGASAALVNGALDSFVRAAAIELPRGLRVNSISPNVLVEAMGKYAPYFRGFKPVPAADVALAYAKSVEGLQTGQTFHVG
- a CDS encoding IS4 family transposase, with translation MRLARALELTHNIASTPNAIDGLDSLLDPSLVEQALEQAGVATLRKRRLPLEMMLWCVISMSFFRRMSAWDVVSRMNIMLPGQRPLVAPSAVVQARQRLGSEAVRQVFDLTQKSWHEAAAHPTWAGLRLLGVDGVVWRTPDTPENRARYDSASNQHGDTGFPQVRMVCQMELTSHLLIGSAFDGYRSNEMKLAEQLIETTPDHSLTLFDRGFYSLGLLHQWQQAGSERHWLMPLRKGAQYEVVQRLGRQDAVVSLSTSPQARKQWPGLPERLTARLLSKTVKGKVCQILTSMADPLRFPPDEIVDLYSQRWEIELGFREMKQTLLNSSYTLRSKTPEMIEQELWGVLLGYNLLRYQMVEMSRHCPGIYPCEMSFTACTWAILGFINSVSADRSGNIPKYLAELHASAPQYVLPHRRAERIYPRAIRLKSPKYPIKNKNASQLN
- a CDS encoding high-affinity branched-chain amino acid ABC transporter permease LivM → MTRNLKQAFFSALLVWAVAYPVLGLKLTIVGINLEVHGTSDATLITIAVCSVLMFLRVLFDQQISSAWRSSPSMPMIPAKASNFLTLPTTQRWIIIALIAGALVWPFFGSRGAVDIATLVLIYVMLGLGLNIVVGLAGLLDLGYVGFYAVGAYSYALLSHYYGLSFWICLPIAGLMAATFGFLLGFPVLRLRGDYLAIVTLGFGEIIRLFLRNLTGLTGGPNGISNIEKPTFFGLTFERKAAEGMQTFHEYFGLEYNSINKVIFLYLVALLLALGALFVINRLLRMPLGRAWEALREDEIACRALGLNPTIIKLSAFTLGASFAGFAGSFFAARQGLVTPESFTFIESAIILAIVVLGGMGSQLGVILAAIVMILLPEMMREFSEYRMLMFGALMVLMMIWRPQGLLPMQRPHMELRK
- a CDS encoding branched-chain amino acid ABC transporter substrate-binding protein, whose amino-acid sequence is MTKATKQISKLFAAMVLAGVASHSFAADTIKIGIAGPKTGPVAQYGDMQFSGAKMAIEQINAKGGVDGKKLEAVEYDDACDPKQAVAVANKVVNDGVKFVVGHLCSSSTQPASDIYEDEGVIMITPAATSPDITARGYKMVFRTIGLDSAQGPAAGNYIADFVKPKIVAVLHDKQQYGEGIATAVKTTLEKKGVKVAVFEGVNAGDKDFSSMIAKLKQANVDFVYYGGYHPELGLILRQSQEKGLKAKFMGPEGVGNDSISQIAKDASEGLLVTLPKSFDQDPANVALADAFKAKKEDPSGPFVFPAYSAVTVIADGIKAAKSEDAAKVAEAIHAGTFKTPTGDLSFDAKGDLKDFKFVVYEWHFGKPKTEASPQ
- a CDS encoding DUF2288 domain-containing protein, translated to MNQEPSTLYAKLLGETASITWKELEPFFAKGALLWVDPGLDLIAAAEAVATDEGEKVAAWLAADKVAKLSETRALDLFERDPQLWAVVVSPWILVQERAQV
- a CDS encoding ABC transporter ATP-binding protein, whose translation is MLQFENVSTFYGKIQALHSVNVEVRQGEIVTLIGANGAGKSTLLMTLCGSPRAHSGSIRYMGEELVGQDSSQIMRKSIAVVPEGRRVFSRLTVEENLSMGGFFTAKGDYQEQMDKVLGLFPRLKERFSQRGGTMSGGEQQMLAIGRALMSKPKLLLLDEPSLGLAPIIIQQIFDIIEQLRKDGVTVFLVEQNANQALKIADRAYVLENGRVVMQGTGEALLTDPKVREAYLGG
- a CDS encoding LysR family transcriptional regulator, translated to MSEMDDLAAFAVLIEAGSFTLAAQQLGCSKGQLSKRISQLEAQFCVVLLQRTTRRLSLTAAGAALLPQAQALVVQVERARQALARLKDDMAGPVRMTVPVSLGETFFDGLLLEFSAKYPQVQIELELNNSYRDLSRDGFDLAIRSDVAIDQRLVARPLLAWQELTCASPAYLEQYGEPQTPQALAEHRCLLNSHYSGREEWLYHQQHELLRVRVSGPFASNHYNLLKKAALVGAGIARLPSYCLPTELADGRLRWLLRDYQTRSMPMYLVHPYQGGLPRRTQVLADYLIGWFKRSGEVLDRL
- the livH gene encoding high-affinity branched-chain amino acid ABC transporter permease LivH; translated protein: MPDIYHFFQQLVNGLTIGSTYALIAIGYTMVYGIIGMINFAHGEVYMIGSYVAFIAIAGLAMLGLDSVPLLMTAAFLATIVVTSAYGYSIERIAYRPLRGSNRLIPLISAIGMSIFLQNTVLLAQDSKDKSIPNLIPGNIAFGPGGAHEVLISYMQIVVFVVTLIAMLGLTLFISRSRLGRACRACAEDIKMANLLGINTNNIIALTFVIGAALAAIAAVLLSMQYGVINPNAGFLVGLKAFTAAVLGGIGSIPGAMLGGLVLGVAEAFGADIFGDQYKDVVAFGLLVLVLLFRPTGLLGRPEVEKV
- the livG gene encoding high-affinity branched-chain amino acid ABC transporter ATP-binding protein LivG encodes the protein MSREILKVENLSMRFGGLLAVNGVALSVKEKQVVALIGPNGAGKTTVFNCLTGFYKPSGGSILLDGEAIEGLPGHKIALKGVVRTFQNVRLFKDMTAVENLLIAQHRHLNTNFLSGLFKTPSFRKSEREAMDFAEFWLEKVNLKEFANRPAGTLAYGQQRRLEIARCMMTRPRILMLDEPAAGLNPKETEDLKALISMLREEHNVTVLLIEHDMKLVMSISDHIVVINQGTPLANGTPEQIRDNPEVIKAYLGEA